Within the Pseudomonas mendocina genome, the region TTTGACCAGTTCGTCGTGCATGCTCACATCACCATCTTGAACACGTCTTCGAAGCGGTTCAGAGCTTCATCGACGATCTCGTCGGTATCGGCAGCGCTGGTATAGAGGCGGCTGCCGGCCAGCGTCACCAGACCATGCGCCATGTAGGCGGCGCCCATTTCTTCCATCATGTGCTTGCGCGGATTCACCTCGCGCATCAGCTGGATCGGGTTACGCACGTTGAGCAGCAGCACACCGGAAGTCTGCAGGTGTACCACCGAGCCCTGGTTGTAGACGACGTAGGGCAGGCCCAGGCGCTCGATGATCTGCGCAAGCCCGGTGGCCATGCGATCACCCGCTCGACCGGCGATGGCGCAGGCGTTGCGTTTTTCCATTTCCTGCAAGGTGTGGTAACCGGCCACGCAGGACAGCGGGTTGGCCGTCAGGGTGCCGCCGACGAAGGCGCGCTTGCCCTGTTTGCCGCCGATGCCACCGGCGAGCATCATCATGATGTCGCGGCGCCCGCCGATGCCGCCGGCCATTGGGTAGCCGCCGGTCAGGCACTTGCCGAAGATGGTCAGATCCGGCATCACCCCGAAATAGCCCTGGGCGCCGCCCATGCCGACGCGGAAGCCGCTGACCACTTCATCGAAGATCAGCAGTGCGCCGAACTCGTCACAGAGCTTGCGCAGGTTGGCATTGAAGTCCTTGTGCGCCGGCCGCGTTCCACTTTCCGGCCCCAGCGGTTCGACGATGATCGCCGCCGTGCCGCCGCGCAGGCGGTTGAGCCAGAGGCGACGACGGATGGCCGCCAGGTCATTGGGGAAGCTTTCCTGGGTGTAACTCGTGGAGCCACTGGGGATGCCCAGCGCCTCGCGCCGCCCGGTGCCGGGAATGCGCATGCCGTAGACCACCTGATCGCTCCAGCCGTGATAGGCGCCGCCGATCTTGATGATCCATTTCTTGTTGGTATAGGCGCGGGCCAGGCGGATGGCGCCCATCACCGACTCGGTACCGGAGGCCAGCATGCGGAACATCTCCACCGAGGGCACGTGCTTGCAGACCAGTTCCGCCAGCTTGACCTCGTACTCGTGCAGCAGCCCCGTGACCGGCCCGCACTCGCGCAGGGTCTCGATCACCTTTTCCTGCACCACCGGGTCATTGCTGCCGAGCAATGTGGGGCCGCCGGCCTGGAGGAAATCGATATAGCGGTTGCCGTCGATATCTTCCAGGTGAGCGCCCAGGGCATTTTTCATCGCCAGCGGGAAGGGATAGTTGAAGGCCAGGTTGTGCTGGATACCGCCAGGAATGACCTCGGCAGCGCGGCCGGCAAGCTGCTTGGAGGCACGACAGTTGTGCTCGAAGTAATCGTGCACCTTCTGCATGTGCTCGCGCCGGATCGGCCGGATCGGTTGCGTGATCAGCGCCTTGAGGCGGGCATCGACCGCAGTGGTGTCGGGCCAGCGCGAGATGCCGGAGGTAGCAGGAATCGGGGCAGTAGGAGCGTTCATGGTGATTGTCCTTTTAGTGGTCGTTGAGGCTGGCGAGGGCATGGCGGCAAAGCATCTGGTCGGGCTGGGCATCCAGCGCGCGGCGGAACCAGTCGCGCGCCTCCTGCTCCAGCAACTCCATGACCCGTCCGGCCTGCTCGAAGGTGCTGGCAATGCCGATCGCGCCGTGGTT harbors:
- a CDS encoding aspartate aminotransferase family protein is translated as MNAPTAPIPATSGISRWPDTTAVDARLKALITQPIRPIRREHMQKVHDYFEHNCRASKQLAGRAAEVIPGGIQHNLAFNYPFPLAMKNALGAHLEDIDGNRYIDFLQAGGPTLLGSNDPVVQEKVIETLRECGPVTGLLHEYEVKLAELVCKHVPSVEMFRMLASGTESVMGAIRLARAYTNKKWIIKIGGAYHGWSDQVVYGMRIPGTGRREALGIPSGSTSYTQESFPNDLAAIRRRLWLNRLRGGTAAIIVEPLGPESGTRPAHKDFNANLRKLCDEFGALLIFDEVVSGFRVGMGGAQGYFGVMPDLTIFGKCLTGGYPMAGGIGGRRDIMMMLAGGIGGKQGKRAFVGGTLTANPLSCVAGYHTLQEMEKRNACAIAGRAGDRMATGLAQIIERLGLPYVVYNQGSVVHLQTSGVLLLNVRNPIQLMREVNPRKHMMEEMGAAYMAHGLVTLAGSRLYTSAADTDEIVDEALNRFEDVFKMVM